The proteins below are encoded in one region of Callospermophilus lateralis isolate mCalLat2 chromosome 9, mCalLat2.hap1, whole genome shotgun sequence:
- the Aamp gene encoding angio-associated migratory cell protein, whose protein sequence is MESESESGAAADTPPLETLSFHGDEEIIEVVELDPGPPDPDDLAQEMEDVDFEEEEEEEEGNEEGWVLEPQEGVVSSMEGPDDSEVTFALHSASVFCVSLDPKTNTLAVTGGEDDKAFVWRLSDGELLFECAGHKDSVTCAGFSHDSTLVATGDMSGLLKVWQVDTKEEVWSFEAGDLEWMEWHPRAPVLLAGTADGNTWMWKVPNGDCKTFQGPNCPATCGRVLPDGKRAVVGYEDGTIRIWDLKQGNPIHVLKGTEGHQGPLTCVAANQDGSLILTGSVDCQAKLVSATTGKVVGVFRPETVASQPNLGEGEESESNSVESLGFCSVMPLAAVGYLDGTLAIYDLSTQTLRHQCQHQSGIVQLLWEAGTAVVYTCSLDGVVRLWDARTGRLLTDYRGHTAEILDFALSKDASLVVTTSGDHKAKVFCVQRPDR, encoded by the exons ATGGAGTCCGAATCAGAAAGCGGGGCCGCCGCTGACACCCCCCCGCTGGAGACCCTAAGCTTCCATGGTGATGAAGAGATTATCGAGGTGGTAGAACTGGATCCTGGCCCGCCGGACCCGG ATGATTTGGCCCAAGAGATGGAAGATGTGGACtttgaggaggaagaagaagaggaagagggcaaCGAGGAGGGCTGGGTCCTGGAACCCCAGGAAGGAGTGGTCAGCAGTATGGAGGGCCCCGATGATAGTGAGGTCACCTTTGCCTTGCACTCAG CATCCGTGTTTTGTGTGAGCCTGGATCCCAAGACTAACACCTTGGCAGTGACAGGGGGTGAAGATGACAAAGCCTTTGTCTGGAGGCTCAGTGATGGGGAGCTACTCTTTGAATGTGCAG GCCATAAAGACTCTGTGACTTGTGCTGGTTTCAGCCATGACTCTACCTTAGTAGCCACAGGGGACATGAGTGGTCTGTTGAAAGTGTGGCAGGTGGACACAAAGGAGGAGGTCTGGTCCTTCGAAGCAGGAGATCTGGAG TGGATGGAGTGGCATCCTCGGGCACCTGTCCTACTGGCAGGCACAGCTGATGGCAACACCTGGATGTGGAAGGTCCCTAATGGTGACTGCAAGACCTTCCAGGGCCCCAACTGCCCAGCCACCTGTGGTCGTGTCCTCCCTGACG GAAAGAGAGCTGTGGTAGGCTATGAAGATGGCACCATTAGGATTTGGGACTTGAAACAGGGAAACCCCATCCATGTATTAAAAG GGACTGAGGGTCACCAGGGCCCTTTGACCTGTGTTGCTGCCAACCAGGATGGCAGCCTGATCCTGACTGGCTCTGTGGACTGCCAGGCCAAACTGGTCAGTGCCACCACCGGCAAG GTGGTGGGTGTTTTCAGACCTGAGACTGTGGCCTCCCAGCCCAACCTGGGAGAAGGGGAGGAGAGCGAATCCAATTCGGTGGAGTCCTTGGGCTTCtgcagtgt GATGCCGCTGGCAGCTGTTGGTTACCTGGATGGAACATTGGCCATCTATGACCTGTCTACCCAGACCCTCAGGCACCAGTGTCAGCACCAG TCGGGCATCGTGCAGCTGCTATGGGAGGCAGGCACGGCTGTGGTGTACACCTGCAGCCTGGATGGTGTCGTGCGCCTCTGGGATGCCCGGACAGGCCGCCTGCTGACCGACTACCGGGGCCACACGGCTGAGATCCTGGATTTTGCCCTCAGCAA AGATGCCTCCCTGGTGGTGACCACATCAGGAGATCACAAAGCGAAAGTATTTTGTGTCCAGAGACCTGACCGTTAA
- the Gpbar1 gene encoding G-protein coupled bile acid receptor 1: MTLNSTGEVAIPIPMVAMGLSLTLASLIVAANLLLALGIARDHRLRSPPAGCFFLSLLLAGMLTGLALPTLPVLWNQSRRGYWSCLLLYLAPNFSFLSLLANLLLVHGERYRAVLRPLQPQGSTRLALLLTWTCPLLFASLPALGWNHWSPSANCSSQAVFPAPYLYIEIFGLLLPAVGAAALLSARVLVTAHRQLQDIRRLERAVCRDAPSALARTLTWRQAKAQAGATLLFGLCWGPYVATLLLSVLAYEQRPPLGPGTLLSLLSLGSASAAAVPVAMGLGDQRYTAPWRAATQRWLRVLWGRTPRDSPGPSMAYHTSSQSIIDLDLN; this comes from the coding sequence ATGACACTCAACAGCACTGGGGAGGTGGCCATCCCCATCCCCATGGTGGCTATGGGGCTCTCCCTGACCCTGGCAAGCCTCATTGTGGCCGCCAACCTTCTTCTGGCACTGGGCATCGCCCGAGACCACCGCCTGCGCAGCCCCCCTGCTGGCTGCTTCTTCCTGAGCCTGCTGCTGGCTGGGATGCTCACAGGGCTGGCACTGCCCACGCTGCCAGTGCTGTGGAACCAAAGCCGTAGGGGTTATTGGTCTTGCCTCCTCCTCTACTTGGCTCccaacttctccttcctctctctgctGGCCAATCTGCTGCTGGTACACGGAGAGCGCTACAGGGCAGTGCTGCGGCCACTCCAGCCCCAAGGGAGCACTCGGCTGGCCCTGCTCCTCACATGGACTTGTCCCCTGCTCTTTGCCAGTCTGCCGGCTCTGGGGTGGAACCACTGGAGCCCCAGCGCCAACTGTAGCTCCCAGGCTGTGTTCCCAGCTCCCTACCTCTACATTGAAATCTTTGGGCTCCTGCTGCCTGCTGTGGGGGCTGCTGCCCTTCTCTCTGCCCGAGTATTGGTCACTGCCCACCGCCAGCTACAGGACATCCGCCGGCTGGAACGGGCAGTGTGTCGCGATGCACCCTCTGCCCTGGCCCGCACCCTCACCTGGAGGCAGGCCAAGGCACAAGCTGGAGCCACACTGCTATTTGGGCTATGCTGGGGACCCTATGTGGCCACTTTGCTCCTGTCGGTCCTGGCCTATGAGCAGCGCCCACCACTGGGGCCTGGAACTCTGTTATCCCTCCTCTCACTGGGCAGTGCCAGTGCAGCAGCTGTGCCTGTGGCCATGGGTCTGGGTGATCAGCGCTACACAGCCCCCTGGAGGGCAGCCACGCAAAGGTGGCTGCGGGTGCTGTGGGGAAGAACCCCCAGGGACAGTCCTGGTCCCAGCatggcctaccacaccagcagccaaAGCATCATTGACTTGGACTTGAACTAG
- the LOC143407365 gene encoding putative thioesterase PNKD, with product MAAVVAATALKGRGARNARVLRGILSGATANKASQNRTRALQSHSSPECKEEPEPLSPELEYIPRKRGKNPMKAVGLAWAIGFPCGILLFILTKREVDKNRLKQMKARQNMRASNTGEYESQRFRASSQHAPSPEVGSGVQA from the exons ATGGCGGCGGTGGTAGCTGCTACGGCGCTGAAGGGCCGGGGGGCGAGAAATGCCCGCGTCCTCCGGG GAATCCTCTCAGGAGCCACTGCTAACAAGGCTTCTCAGAACAGAACCAGAGCACTGCAGAGCCACAGCTCCCCAGAGTGCAAGGAGGAGCCTGAGCCCCTCTCCCCTGAGCTGGAATACATTCCCAGAAAGAGGGGCAAGAACCCCATGAAAGCTGTGGGACTAGCCTG GGCCATCGGCTTCCCCTGTGGTATCCTACTCTTCATCCTCACCAAGCGGGAAGTGGACAAGAACCGTTTGAAGCAGATGAAGGCTCGGCAGAACATGCGGGCGTCCAACACGGGCGAGTATGAGAGCCAGAGGTTCAGGGCCTCCTCCCAACATGCCCCATCCCCTGAAGTTGGTTCTGGGGTACAGGCCTGA